GTCGTCAAGTACCCGTCCGGATCGCCTGGATCAACCGATGGTGAAATATCGAACGCGCCGTTGCGCGTCCAGCGTGTCGATTGCACCGGCTCATTGTTCGCATCGAGCGTAACCGCTGCGACCTCGAACAAGCCGTTGCCCTCGACGGCAAAATCAAGCGGATTGTTCGTCAGCTCAAGCGACCCCTGCGCCATGTTCACCTGCGCCTCAACGAGCTTGCTGCCCCACCCTTGGTTGTATCCAAGCGGCGTCATACGGCCTGTCCGATCGAAGCCGCTCGGCTGCTGCTTCACGCTCGTCAGAACGTCCTGGAAGGAAGCCTCCTTGCGCTTGTAGCCGGTGGTGCTGACATTGGCAATGTTGTTCGCGATCAAGTCAAGCTTCTGTTGAATCGACCTCATGCTGACCGCTGAGTTGATCATGGAATTGTTCATCGTCGTCCCTCCCGGTATCCATTGCTTCGAATGCTCAGAGCAAGCCTTCCGGCTGCTCCGTTAGTTAGACACGGCCGATCTCGTTGACGGCCTTCTCCATGCTCTTATCATAATACTGCACCATCTTCTGGTTCGCCTCATACGCACGCAGCGCGGACATCAGGTCGACCATCGACTGGCCCGCATCGACATTGGAGCGCTCCACGTAGCCTTGACGCACCTCAACCTGATCTTCTCCATCAATCTGGCGGAAGCCGCCTGCCTCTGGGTCACCGAGTCGATACAAGCCGTTACCTTCGCGGATGAGCTGATTCGGATCGTCCACACGTGTAATCATCAGCGCCATCGGCTCGCCGTTCGCTCCCTGCAGAGCTTGTCCATCGACGTTAGTGAAAATACCGGCCTTCGTAATACGGAAGTTCGTAATCGGCGTTCGCGTTCCCGGCTCTACGAGCACGATCGGCTGGCCGTCACGCCCGAGTACAGGCTGGCCCTCCGACGTAATGAGCTGGCCGCTCGCATCCAGCGAGAACTTCCCGTTCAACGAATACCTTTCCTCCCCATTCGCGTTCAAGATCGTGAAGAACGCCTGGGGCTGTGCGACACGATCGCCGTTCTCGTCCACATACTTGCCCGAGCTGTCGAACCTCGCGCCCGGCACCTGTATGTTCGAGACGAGCGCGAAGTCGAACGGATTGTTCGTCTCCTGAATATCGCCCTGGGCGTGCAGCGAGACGTTCTCCTCCGCCATGACGCCGGTATGAATACGACCGATAACCGATGAGCCCGGCTCGTCCTTCCCACTGCGAATACGGGAGATGAGCATCTCAGGGAAGGAGCGGTTAATGCCTGTCCCGCCCTTGAAGCCCGGCGTATTGATATTAGACACGTTGTTCGTCACAATATCATGCTTGCGCTGCTGGGCGATCATCCCCGATGCAGCGGTGTATAAGCCTCTTAACATGGAGCTTGACCCCCTAAAATTTGCGCTTCGAAACTTTGTCCAGGTTGTCCAACATGATGCCCGTTCCTTTCACTACGCAATGCATCGGGTCTTCCGCAATCAGTACAGGAACCTTCAGCTCGTCCGCGAGCAGCTGGTCGATGCCGTGCAGCATCGCGCCGCCGCCAGTCAGAATGACTCCGCGGTCTATAATATCGGCCGACAGCTCTGGTGGTGTGCGCTCGAGCACGCTCTTGGCCGCAGCTACGATCGAGGATACCGGCTCCCATAACGCCTCCTGAATTTCCTTGGAATCGATCGTAATGGTGAGCGGCAATCCGCTTACCATATCCCGTCCGCGAATATCCAGCGTCTCCCGTTTGCCGTCTGGGTGTACCGTTCCGATCTTCACCTTAATGTCCTCGCTCGTACGCTCACCGATCAGCAGCTTGTACTTGCTCTTGATATACTTCATGATGGACGAGTCGAACTTGTCCCCTGCAATCTTGATAGAAGAGGAGGTGACGATGTCGCCCATAGACAGCACGGCCACATCCGTCGTCCCTCCACCGATATCGACGACCATATTGCCGCTCGGCTGGTATATATCCATACCCGCACCGATGGCCGCCGCCTTAGGCTCTTCCTCCAAGAACACTTCCCGTGCCCCGCTCCGTTCTGCCGCCTCCCGGATCGCCTTCTGCTCGACGGACGTAATATTCGTCGGAGCGCAGATTAGAATACGAGGATGGCTGTACCACTTCCGGCCGCCGACCTTGGCTATGAAATACTTGAGCATCATCTCCGTAATCTCGAAGTCGGCGATGACGCCTTCCCGCAACGGGCGAATGGCGATAATATTGCCGGGAGTCCGACCCACCATGCGGCGGGCCTCTTCTCCCACGGCCAGCACCCGCTTCGTATCGCTTTCAATCGCGACGACGGACGGCTCATCCAGGACCACGCCCCGACCTTTCACATGAATCAGGACGTTCGCGGTCCCGAGATCTATGCCGATATCCTTGCTTAACATCCAATTAATCCTCCCTAACCAACCGTCCATTCTTCCTGCATCCTAGGCATCCAAGGGTATAGCAGGAAGAGGCATCACGAGTGATATACATTACTTAAGTAATTTCG
Above is a genomic segment from Paenibacillus sp. YYML68 containing:
- a CDS encoding flagellar hook-basal body protein gives rise to the protein MLRGLYTAASGMIAQQRKHDIVTNNVSNINTPGFKGGTGINRSFPEMLISRIRSGKDEPGSSVIGRIHTGVMAEENVSLHAQGDIQETNNPFDFALVSNIQVPGARFDSSGKYVDENGDRVAQPQAFFTILNANGEERYSLNGKFSLDASGQLITSEGQPVLGRDGQPIVLVEPGTRTPITNFRITKAGIFTNVDGQALQGANGEPMALMITRVDDPNQLIREGNGLYRLGDPEAGGFRQIDGEDQVEVRQGYVERSNVDAGQSMVDLMSALRAYEANQKMVQYYDKSMEKAVNEIGRV
- a CDS encoding rod shape-determining protein; this translates as MLSKDIGIDLGTANVLIHVKGRGVVLDEPSVVAIESDTKRVLAVGEEARRMVGRTPGNIIAIRPLREGVIADFEITEMMLKYFIAKVGGRKWYSHPRILICAPTNITSVEQKAIREAAERSGAREVFLEEEPKAAAIGAGMDIYQPSGNMVVDIGGGTTDVAVLSMGDIVTSSSIKIAGDKFDSSIMKYIKSKYKLLIGERTSEDIKVKIGTVHPDGKRETLDIRGRDMVSGLPLTITIDSKEIQEALWEPVSSIVAAAKSVLERTPPELSADIIDRGVILTGGGAMLHGIDQLLADELKVPVLIAEDPMHCVVKGTGIMLDNLDKVSKRKF